From a single Gemmatimonadales bacterium genomic region:
- a CDS encoding CsbD family protein — protein MNKDRIEGRWTQVKGRIKEKWGKLTDDQLDQAEGKWDQIAGLVQEQYGIARDEARRQLKEFEDMDDSVTRRT, from the coding sequence ATGAACAAGGATCGCATCGAAGGCCGTTGGACCCAGGTCAAGGGCCGCATCAAAGAGAAGTGGGGCAAGCTGACCGATGATCAGCTCGACCAGGCCGAAGGCAAGTGGGATCAGATTGCTGGCTTGGTGCAGGAACAGTACGGCATCGCCCGTGACGAGGCGCGGCGTCAGCTCAAAGAGTTCGAGGACATGGACGACTCGGTGACCCGGCGTACCTGA
- a CDS encoding DUF4397 domain-containing protein → MSLTKAAALLAVGVMGTGCMRSDDRAVISHMDNDSIITPSSDAARQNDRTLVRVIHAVPGAPTVDVQAGDGAVFNAVAFKAVTPYQAIADNRPHIKLRSSAEPAGEPLAESRELVMDGAHYTVVAIPNENGGSVELEAVRDDLTPSDPNKARIRVINAAPRASEVKVTAQANPLFDDIAFKEAAGFKEVEAGTVTLVVTREDGGQVLLRLPNIELHPGQSLTVVLTHPSATSNRVEAIQVIDELSTVAAALPVDPPPP, encoded by the coding sequence ATGTCATTGACCAAAGCTGCTGCGCTACTTGCAGTCGGCGTCATGGGCACTGGCTGCATGCGAAGCGACGATCGCGCCGTCATCAGCCACATGGACAACGATTCGATCATCACGCCATCGAGCGACGCGGCACGCCAGAACGACCGTACCCTGGTTCGGGTGATTCATGCCGTACCGGGGGCGCCGACGGTCGATGTCCAAGCCGGCGATGGGGCCGTGTTCAACGCGGTCGCCTTCAAGGCGGTAACACCGTATCAGGCGATTGCCGACAACCGCCCGCATATCAAGCTGCGTTCGTCAGCGGAGCCGGCAGGAGAACCGCTCGCCGAAAGCCGGGAACTCGTGATGGACGGGGCTCACTACACCGTCGTCGCCATTCCGAACGAGAACGGTGGCTCGGTCGAACTCGAGGCCGTCCGGGATGACCTGACCCCATCGGACCCCAACAAAGCCCGCATTCGGGTCATCAATGCGGCTCCTCGGGCCAGCGAGGTCAAAGTGACAGCGCAGGCCAATCCGCTGTTCGACGATATCGCGTTCAAGGAAGCGGCCGGGTTCAAAGAAGTCGAGGCAGGTACCGTCACCCTGGTCGTAACGCGCGAAGATGGCGGACAGGTACTGCTCCGTCTGCCCAACATCGAGCTGCATCCGGGACAGAGTCTGACGGTCGTGCTCACCCACCCTTCGGCGACCAGCAACCGGGTCGAGGCGATTCAGGTGATCGACGAGTTGAGCACGGTAGCGGCTGCGCTCCCGGTCGACCCACCACCGCCGTAA